Proteins encoded by one window of Ruminococcaceae bacterium R-25:
- a CDS encoding putative MATE family efflux protein: MSTLVRDMTKGNTVKLLLEFSLPMLVGNIFQQLYNLADSAIVGRVVGPDALAAVGSTGSLSFLFFSFCLGVANGGGITASKYFGAKDDQRVRKVIVNGAYMMLAASVFMAVLGFAVSSWILRVLDTPSDILTLATLYLRIMCLGIPLIGMYNYASAMLRALGDSVTPLVFLLVSCLLNIGLDLLFVNVFGWGVTGAAVATLIAQFVSGIGCLLFAYLKNEYFKINKDLLRPDAKIIRECTRMGSMLALQMSLIAVSCIALQRYVNGFGSMTVAAFTAVGRIEQIVQQPYGSLSMALSTHAGQNLGARNYKRIKEGFAKGMIIMTVFSLIVLPLAQVGGETVMKLFVEDPEIIHMGANALRITSAFYFALGTIYVCRGVLNGIGDAGFSLSNGVVEVIGRIGFPLLLGLFPVLGVWGIWLSAGLTWFISGFFALVRYITKVRSAGFITAASPVKSQPIHSGAKIIALHKKAS, from the coding sequence ATGAGCACACTCGTTCGCGATATGACAAAGGGTAATACGGTAAAGCTCCTTCTGGAGTTCTCATTACCCATGCTCGTCGGAAACATCTTTCAGCAGCTTTATAATCTTGCCGACTCCGCAATAGTAGGACGTGTTGTTGGACCTGATGCCCTGGCAGCAGTAGGCTCTACCGGCTCCCTTTCTTTTTTATTCTTCTCATTCTGCTTAGGCGTTGCCAACGGCGGCGGAATCACCGCTTCCAAATACTTCGGCGCCAAGGATGACCAAAGGGTCAGAAAGGTAATCGTCAACGGCGCCTACATGATGCTCGCAGCATCAGTCTTCATGGCAGTCTTGGGCTTTGCAGTGTCCTCCTGGATCTTAAGAGTTCTGGACACACCTTCAGACATCCTTACACTCGCAACCCTTTACTTAAGGATAATGTGCCTCGGCATCCCTCTCATCGGAATGTACAACTACGCATCCGCAATGCTCAGGGCATTGGGAGATTCTGTCACGCCGCTCGTATTCTTACTCGTATCGTGCCTTTTAAATATCGGCCTGGATCTTCTTTTCGTAAACGTTTTCGGATGGGGCGTAACAGGCGCAGCAGTCGCAACTTTGATAGCACAGTTCGTATCCGGAATCGGATGCCTCCTTTTCGCTTACCTTAAGAATGAATACTTCAAGATCAATAAAGATCTCCTCCGTCCTGATGCAAAGATCATCAGGGAGTGCACAAGAATGGGTTCCATGCTCGCACTCCAGATGTCTCTCATCGCAGTATCATGCATCGCTCTGCAGCGCTACGTCAACGGCTTCGGCTCCATGACCGTCGCAGCATTCACCGCTGTAGGAAGGATCGAGCAGATCGTACAGCAGCCCTATGGTTCACTCAGCATGGCATTGTCCACACATGCCGGCCAGAACTTAGGAGCTCGCAATTACAAGCGCATCAAGGAAGGCTTTGCCAAGGGCATGATCATCATGACCGTGTTCTCCCTCATAGTCCTCCCTCTTGCCCAGGTTGGCGGTGAAACAGTAATGAAGCTCTTCGTCGAAGACCCTGAGATCATACATATGGGTGCAAATGCACTCCGCATCACAAGCGCCTTCTACTTCGCACTCGGCACGATATACGTCTGCCGCGGAGTCCTTAACGGCATCGGCGACGCAGGCTTCTCATTAAGCAACGGCGTAGTCGAAGTCATCGGCAGAATAGGCTTTCCCCTCCTCCTTGGCCTGTTCCCCGTCTTAGGCGTTTGGGGAATTTGGCTCTCTGCAGGTCTTACCTGGTTCATCAGCGGTTTCTTTGCATTAGTCAGATATATCACAAAGGTCAGGAGCGCCGGCTTCATCACAGCTGCATCTCCTGTTAAATCACAGCCTATCCACAGCGGCGCGAAAATCATCGCGCTCCACAAAAAAGCTTCGTAA
- a CDS encoding phenylalanyl-tRNA synthetase beta subunit, producing the protein MLVPLSWLKDYVDIDVTPDVLEEKLFSCGFEVEEKYEVGKDISKVVVGEVKTCEVIEGTHLHLCTVDVGENGILQICCGADNVEAGGKYPLALIGAQVYATAKDHVTVEGVMTIGQGKLRGYDSYGMLCSGVEIGVTEDMFPGAGYNGLLVLPADSVPGADVKPILGLDDYIFDVSITANRPDCQSIFGIAREVAAVLGKPVKEPALDYTESDVAIDFNIRVSAPDLCPRYIGHYVSDVTIGESPLWMKRRLALVGCSAISNVVDITNYVLYELGQPMHAFDFSYLEGGEIHVRRAEAGEKIVTLDEKEFALTPDNLVICDGKKPIALAGIMGGLNSEILDTTTAVMFEAAKFAHDNIRKSSKALGQVSDSSMRFSKGVDEYTTVMAMKRALHLIEELGCGKVSKTSFDVNTGNSVEPRKLTVSVNRVNGVLGIKVPDEDIVRILTGLNFAPELNGDELTIYIPGYRVDMESYQDVAEEVIRMYGYDHITPTFIPTAKVTSGGYNLKQRSELKIKRALCAAGASEGVHYSFFSPSDFDLLRLPEEAPERFAIKLINPINIDLSLMRTTLAPQMIKAMARNQKNAILSGRIYEMGNKFLPKSLPLTEYPDERETICIGVFGDDEDFYSLKGLVDVIADALDIKFDYEKDVKTFLHPGRTAKVLCNGEEVGYLGQVLYEICDELDMRVPAYVAEINLRALSKYYGKDRKFIPLPKFLEEKRDFCFVMDKSVTCATVEKEIEASCEYITKIDLFDIYEGAQLGENKKSLAFSVVFTPKDEEFKPEVIDGFVSSILKNLEEKYGITLRA; encoded by the coding sequence ATGTTAGTACCATTAAGTTGGCTTAAAGATTATGTAGATATTGACGTTACTCCGGACGTGCTCGAAGAAAAGCTCTTCAGCTGCGGCTTCGAAGTAGAGGAAAAATACGAAGTAGGCAAGGACATTTCCAAGGTCGTTGTCGGCGAAGTTAAGACATGCGAAGTTATCGAAGGCACACACCTTCATCTCTGCACTGTTGATGTCGGCGAAAACGGTATCCTTCAGATCTGCTGCGGCGCAGATAACGTTGAAGCAGGCGGCAAGTATCCTTTGGCGTTGATCGGCGCTCAGGTCTATGCAACAGCAAAAGACCATGTAACAGTTGAAGGCGTCATGACGATCGGCCAGGGCAAGCTCCGTGGCTACGATTCATACGGCATGCTCTGCTCAGGTGTTGAGATCGGTGTTACCGAGGATATGTTCCCCGGCGCAGGCTACAACGGACTTTTGGTTCTTCCTGCTGACTCCGTTCCGGGTGCAGACGTTAAGCCTATCCTTGGCTTGGACGATTATATTTTCGACGTTTCCATCACTGCAAACAGACCTGACTGCCAGTCTATCTTCGGTATCGCAAGAGAAGTTGCTGCAGTACTCGGAAAGCCCGTTAAGGAACCCGCTCTTGATTACACAGAGAGCGATGTTGCAATCGACTTCAACATCAGAGTTTCAGCACCTGATCTCTGCCCCAGATACATCGGTCACTATGTATCTGACGTTACTATCGGTGAGTCACCGCTCTGGATGAAGAGACGTCTTGCTTTGGTCGGCTGCTCTGCGATCTCCAATGTCGTAGACATCACAAACTATGTTCTTTATGAACTCGGCCAGCCGATGCACGCTTTCGATTTCTCTTACCTTGAGGGCGGTGAGATCCACGTACGCCGCGCTGAAGCAGGCGAGAAGATCGTAACTCTGGACGAGAAAGAGTTCGCTCTTACACCCGATAACCTCGTTATCTGCGACGGCAAAAAGCCCATTGCACTTGCAGGCATCATGGGCGGTCTCAATTCCGAGATCCTCGATACAACTACTGCAGTCATGTTCGAAGCTGCAAAGTTCGCTCACGACAATATCCGTAAGAGCTCCAAGGCATTGGGCCAGGTATCCGATTCTTCAATGAGATTCTCCAAGGGCGTTGACGAGTACACAACAGTCATGGCAATGAAGCGTGCCCTCCACCTCATCGAGGAATTAGGCTGCGGCAAGGTATCCAAGACATCTTTCGACGTTAACACAGGAAACTCCGTTGAGCCCAGAAAGCTTACAGTCAGTGTTAACCGCGTAAACGGCGTTCTCGGAATCAAGGTGCCCGACGAGGATATCGTCCGCATTCTGACCGGCCTTAACTTCGCACCTGAGCTTAACGGCGATGAGCTCACGATCTACATTCCCGGCTACCGTGTCGACATGGAGTCTTACCAGGATGTTGCCGAAGAAGTTATCCGTATGTACGGCTACGACCACATCACGCCTACATTTATCCCGACAGCAAAGGTTACATCCGGCGGATACAATCTCAAGCAGCGTTCAGAGCTCAAGATCAAGAGGGCACTCTGCGCAGCAGGCGCTTCCGAAGGTGTTCACTATTCATTCTTCTCACCTTCAGATTTCGACCTTCTGAGACTTCCTGAAGAAGCACCCGAGCGCTTTGCGATCAAGCTCATCAACCCGATCAACATCGATCTTTCACTGATGCGTACTACTCTCGCACCTCAGATGATCAAGGCGATGGCCAGAAACCAGAAAAACGCTATCCTCTCAGGCCGCATCTATGAGATGGGCAACAAGTTCCTGCCCAAGTCCCTGCCCCTCACAGAATATCCTGACGAGCGCGAGACGATCTGCATCGGCGTCTTCGGCGACGATGAGGATTTCTACTCATTGAAGGGCCTCGTTGACGTCATCGCTGACGCACTCGATATCAAGTTCGATTACGAAAAGGATGTCAAGACATTCCTGCATCCCGGCAGAACTGCAAAGGTCCTCTGCAACGGTGAAGAAGTAGGTTACCTGGGCCAGGTCCTCTACGAGATCTGCGACGAGCTCGACATGAGAGTTCCCGCATATGTAGCTGAGATCAACCTCCGCGCCCTTAGCAAGTACTACGGCAAGGACAGAAAGTTCATACCTCTTCCGAAGTTCCTCGAAGAGAAGCGTGACTTCTGCTTTGTTATGGACAAGTCCGTTACATGCGCAACAGTTGAAAAGGAGATCGAAGCTTCCTGCGAGTACATCACAAAGATCGACCTCTTCGACATCTACGAAGGCGCACAGCTCGGCGAAAACAAGAAGAGCCTCGCATTCAGCGTCGTCTTCACACCTAAGGACGAAGAGTTCAAGCCTGAGGTCATTGACGGCTTCGTATCTTCAATCCTTAAGAATCTCGAAGAGAAATACGGCATCACTTTGAGAGCGTAA
- a CDS encoding AraC-like DNA-binding protein — MINVLYSGFSYLHEDGLVYDTDRGRVGFESYQMLYTHTPALFWVDGELRWYPAKSVILFTPGHRKYYSSLPGEPYKNDWIRFDTDEEFIENFPVTNVPFSPADPDFVHNLFKLIAWESNAKKETDDPEMLALFKILFAKLSDDSIDLLSSPYHHELTALRRDMMLHPEFDWSVDSMIRRINLGRTRFQTLYKETFGISPIDDVINARIRLAKDRLKYTTRSISEVADMCGYKSTEHFIRQFSKMTGMTPGNFRRYGQQT; from the coding sequence ATGATCAATGTTCTTTATTCGGGATTCAGTTATCTTCACGAAGACGGCCTGGTCTACGACACGGACAGGGGAAGGGTCGGATTTGAGAGTTACCAGATGCTCTATACACATACGCCGGCATTGTTCTGGGTCGACGGCGAGCTGCGCTGGTATCCCGCGAAATCCGTTATTTTATTCACTCCAGGCCATAGAAAGTACTACAGTTCGCTGCCCGGAGAGCCTTATAAGAACGACTGGATCAGATTTGATACCGATGAGGAATTTATCGAGAATTTTCCTGTTACCAACGTTCCGTTTTCGCCGGCAGATCCGGATTTTGTACATAACCTTTTCAAGCTGATCGCGTGGGAGAGCAATGCGAAAAAGGAGACCGATGATCCGGAAATGCTCGCGCTATTTAAGATCCTCTTCGCGAAATTGTCCGATGACAGCATTGACTTATTGAGCAGTCCTTACCATCATGAATTGACGGCGCTTCGAAGAGACATGATGCTCCATCCTGAATTTGACTGGTCCGTCGACTCCATGATCAGGCGCATCAACTTAGGGCGCACGAGATTTCAGACTCTGTATAAAGAAACCTTTGGGATCAGTCCTATCGACGACGTAATCAATGCGCGAATCAGGCTCGCGAAAGACAGGCTCAAATACACGACGAGATCGATATCGGAAGTTGCCGACATGTGCGGGTATAAGAGCACCGAACATTTTATCAGGCAGTTTTCGAAGATGACGGGAATGACGCCCGGCAATTTCAGGCGCTATGGACAGCAAACATAA